From the Limosilactobacillus panis genome, one window contains:
- the coaBC gene encoding bifunctional phosphopantothenoylcysteine decarboxylase/phosphopantothenate--cysteine ligase CoaBC: protein MARITVYLTGSVAAYKGIEVVRGLQKAGHKIKTVMTPAACRLVNPTTLAALTKQPVLTSLWDNDNTPIPHIEMADWTQMAVVVPASADIIAKMATGIADDAASTTLLATAAPKVVVPAMNSHMLTAPATQRNLKQLRRDGVHIISPVDGLLAEGYSGKGRLPEPAAIVKQVQSLLAPAPQELAGKRVLITAGGTRENIDPVRFIGNRSSGKMGVSLATAAAAMGAQVTLIVGQVSVGLPDSPQVEVVHVESTEELLAAVQDHFTKTDALVMAAAVADYRPVKAAAEKVKKTSEHDEWAIKLVETPDILQTVAKTKRPDQVVVGFAAETQHLLANAQRKLASKGADIIVANQVGGPSSAFASEDDQVTILTPDATPDRWPKMSKNAVAQRIMKLLGQKLKLGD from the coding sequence ATGGCAAGGATAACAGTGTATTTGACGGGAAGCGTGGCCGCCTATAAAGGAATTGAAGTTGTCCGGGGCTTGCAAAAAGCCGGGCACAAAATCAAAACGGTGATGACCCCGGCTGCCTGCCGGCTGGTTAACCCCACGACCTTGGCGGCACTAACCAAACAGCCGGTGCTCACCTCCCTGTGGGATAACGACAATACACCAATTCCCCACATTGAGATGGCGGACTGGACACAAATGGCGGTGGTTGTGCCGGCATCTGCGGACATCATTGCCAAAATGGCGACGGGAATTGCTGACGATGCTGCCTCGACGACCCTACTGGCCACCGCGGCGCCCAAGGTGGTGGTTCCGGCCATGAATTCCCATATGCTTACCGCCCCAGCAACCCAGCGGAACCTGAAACAATTGCGCCGTGACGGGGTCCACATCATCAGTCCGGTGGATGGGCTTTTGGCGGAGGGCTACTCTGGTAAGGGTCGCCTGCCAGAACCAGCCGCAATTGTGAAACAGGTTCAATCACTCTTGGCGCCGGCCCCGCAAGAACTTGCTGGTAAGCGAGTCCTAATTACCGCGGGGGGGACCCGGGAAAATATTGACCCGGTCCGCTTCATCGGTAACCGGTCATCCGGTAAGATGGGGGTGTCCTTGGCTACGGCAGCTGCTGCCATGGGTGCCCAGGTGACTCTGATTGTCGGCCAGGTCAGCGTTGGCCTACCTGATTCGCCACAGGTTGAAGTTGTCCACGTGGAAAGCACTGAGGAACTTCTGGCTGCTGTTCAAGACCACTTCACTAAAACGGATGCCCTGGTTATGGCAGCGGCCGTGGCGGACTACCGGCCGGTCAAGGCTGCCGCAGAAAAGGTTAAGAAGACATCGGAGCACGACGAATGGGCCATCAAACTGGTTGAGACCCCCGATATCTTGCAAACCGTTGCCAAGACCAAGCGGCCGGACCAGGTCGTGGTCGGCTTTGCGGCCGAGACCCAGCACCTCTTAGCCAATGCTCAACGGAAGTTAGCCAGCAAGGGGGCGGATATCATCGTGGCTAACCAGGTGGGGGGACCCAGCAGTGCCTTTGCCAGTGAGGACGACCAGGTGACGATTCTGACCCCGGATGCGACCCCGGATAGGTGGCCTAAGATGAGCAAGAATGCGGTTGCCCAAAGAATAATGAAACTTTTAGGACAAAAGTTGAAATTAGGTGATTAG
- the rpoZ gene encoding DNA-directed RNA polymerase subunit omega: protein MILYPSVDELLKRIDSRYSLVMLASKRAHELDNGAAPLLEHYESSKSVGKALEEILADKVTIDPNHTEDLQD, encoded by the coding sequence ATGATTCTTTACCCATCTGTTGACGAACTGTTGAAGCGGATTGATTCCCGTTATTCCCTCGTGATGCTGGCTAGCAAGCGGGCCCACGAATTAGATAATGGGGCCGCACCGCTGCTGGAACACTACGAATCCAGCAAGTCAGTTGGTAAGGCCCTAGAGGAGATCTTAGCTGATAAGGTAACGATTGACCCTAACCATACCGAAGACTTACAAGACTAG
- the gmk gene encoding guanylate kinase — protein sequence MANRGMLIVLSGPSGVGKGTVRKAIFDSNDNDFQYSVSMTTRKPRPGEVNGVDYYFVSKEEFEHHIQTGGMLEYAKYVDNYYGTPLKYVNETLDSGKDVFLEIEVNGAMQVRSKVPDGVFIFLTPPDLDELKHRLIHRGTDSMDVINKRIHKAFGEIQMMQNYDYAVVNDEVPRAVEKIKDIIRTERLRVPRVMPRYLEMLGDSEK from the coding sequence ATGGCAAATCGAGGAATGTTGATTGTCCTTTCTGGTCCTTCCGGTGTTGGTAAGGGAACGGTGCGGAAAGCAATTTTTGATTCAAATGATAATGATTTTCAATACTCGGTCTCGATGACAACCCGGAAACCACGGCCCGGTGAAGTCAACGGGGTCGACTACTACTTTGTCTCCAAAGAGGAGTTTGAACACCACATTCAAACTGGTGGAATGCTTGAATACGCGAAGTATGTTGACAACTATTATGGTACCCCATTAAAATATGTTAATGAGACTTTGGATTCAGGGAAGGATGTCTTCCTAGAAATCGAAGTTAACGGTGCGATGCAAGTTCGTTCAAAGGTTCCTGACGGTGTTTTCATTTTCTTAACTCCCCCTGACCTGGACGAACTAAAGCACCGGTTGATTCACCGGGGAACCGACAGTATGGATGTTATTAATAAGCGGATTCATAAGGCCTTTGGTGAAATCCAAATGATGCAAAACTACGATTACGCCGTGGTTAACGATGAAGTACCGCGTGCCGTTGAAAAAATTAAGGATATCATCCGGACGGAACGTCTGCGGGTTCCCCGGGTAATGCCGCGTTATCTTGAAATGTTAGGAGATTCAGAAAAATGA
- the recN gene encoding DNA repair protein RecN — translation MLQELTIDNLAIIKHLSLEFADQMTVLTGETGAGKSIIIDAVGLLAGGRGSQEFIRRGEEKLRLQGQFALTKDPELTALLDSMGIDHQDGSLIIMREIHRNGRNTIRVNGQLINTTMLRQIGAYLVDIQGQNEHQLLLQPEKHLGMLDQFAYKKVHPLLQKYQELYHRYTKLKAAVDKKQANEQQWAQRLDMLRYQVNEIEEAQLKENEEEELTSERDRLEHFQQINNALQQVVTTFNEGEAPVLDQVATVMEAVNGIAEFDDDYDSLSKALNDAYYALQDVANSAGQQLDMLEFDDGRLAQIDQRLTVIGDLEHKYGDSVAKVLAYYQKIKKELDTMEEAADSNSDLEERLKKAAVDLQEIGSQLSQVRQQAAHALSKRVHQQLKELYMAKAEFMVHFTNQAGATFTPTGIDDVEFYIRTNPGESMGPLAKIASGGELSRVMLALKTIFAQNEGVTSIIFDEVDTGVSGRVAQAIADKIRLIAAKSQVLCITHLPQVAAVAQHHFLIKKSVHNERTTTKVTALNADQRVNELARMLSGEKVTKLTKEHASELLRMAHEDEK, via the coding sequence ATGCTGCAGGAATTAACGATTGATAATTTAGCAATTATTAAGCACCTGAGTCTTGAATTTGCTGACCAGATGACAGTCCTGACCGGGGAAACCGGTGCCGGAAAGTCAATCATCATCGACGCCGTTGGCCTGCTAGCGGGCGGCCGTGGTTCTCAGGAATTTATCCGTCGGGGTGAGGAAAAGCTCCGTCTCCAGGGGCAGTTTGCCCTGACTAAGGACCCTGAATTAACGGCCTTGCTTGACTCCATGGGAATTGACCACCAGGATGGTAGCCTGATCATCATGCGGGAAATCCACCGCAACGGGCGGAACACCATCCGGGTCAATGGTCAGCTGATCAACACGACGATGCTCCGGCAGATCGGGGCCTACCTAGTCGATATCCAGGGGCAAAACGAACACCAGCTCCTCTTGCAACCGGAAAAGCACCTGGGGATGTTGGACCAGTTCGCCTATAAAAAGGTCCACCCCCTCCTTCAAAAGTACCAGGAACTCTACCACCGTTACACTAAGCTCAAGGCGGCCGTGGACAAGAAACAGGCCAACGAGCAGCAGTGGGCGCAGCGCTTGGACATGCTTCGTTACCAGGTGAACGAGATTGAGGAGGCCCAGCTCAAGGAAAACGAGGAGGAAGAACTCACCAGTGAGCGGGACCGTCTGGAACACTTTCAACAGATTAATAATGCCCTCCAGCAGGTGGTAACCACCTTTAATGAGGGGGAAGCACCCGTTCTTGACCAAGTAGCGACCGTGATGGAGGCCGTTAACGGAATTGCAGAGTTTGATGACGACTACGATTCGCTAAGTAAAGCGCTGAATGATGCCTACTACGCCCTTCAAGATGTTGCCAATTCGGCTGGCCAACAGTTGGACATGCTCGAATTTGACGATGGCCGCCTGGCCCAGATTGACCAGCGGCTCACGGTTATCGGTGACCTGGAACACAAGTATGGTGACTCGGTTGCTAAGGTATTGGCCTACTACCAGAAAATCAAGAAGGAACTTGACACGATGGAGGAAGCGGCCGATTCTAATAGCGACCTTGAGGAACGTTTAAAGAAAGCGGCGGTGGACCTTCAAGAAATTGGTAGCCAGCTCAGTCAGGTGCGTCAGCAGGCGGCTCACGCGCTCTCCAAACGGGTGCACCAGCAGCTGAAGGAGCTATACATGGCCAAGGCGGAGTTTATGGTCCACTTTACTAATCAGGCGGGAGCCACCTTTACGCCGACGGGGATTGATGATGTCGAATTTTACATCCGGACCAATCCTGGCGAGTCAATGGGACCATTGGCCAAGATTGCTTCTGGTGGGGAACTGTCCCGGGTCATGCTGGCCCTCAAGACTATCTTTGCTCAGAACGAGGGCGTGACCAGCATCATCTTTGACGAAGTCGACACCGGGGTCAGCGGTCGGGTTGCCCAAGCAATTGCCGATAAGATCCGCTTGATCGCGGCTAAATCCCAGGTTCTCTGCATTACCCACCTCCCGCAGGTGGCCGCCGTGGCCCAGCACCACTTTCTGATTAAAAAGTCTGTCCATAACGAACGGACAACTACGAAGGTGACGGCGCTAAATGCTGACCAGCGGGTCAACGAACTGGCTCGGATGCTGTCTGGTGAAAAGGTCACCAAGTTGACGAAGGAGCACGCATCTGAGCTCCTCCGCATGGCCCACGAGGACGAGAAATAG
- a CDS encoding arginine repressor gives MKKADRQKKIREIITDNSIERQEDLVEKLNDLGLQVTQATISRDIKEMQLVKIPAEGGGYRYGLPARQHNDDAGQLGATLHDSLLELKQDDRFLALAVRPGNGPVVATLIRRLKDEAVFTTIGDDSNVLVVCMSAGAAKHLADRFNELAQRE, from the coding sequence ATGAAGAAAGCAGATCGGCAGAAGAAAATTCGTGAGATCATCACGGACAACAGCATTGAACGCCAGGAAGACCTCGTTGAGAAACTCAACGACCTCGGCCTCCAGGTGACCCAGGCAACCATCTCCCGGGACATCAAGGAGATGCAGCTGGTGAAGATTCCCGCTGAGGGGGGCGGGTACCGTTATGGCCTGCCCGCCCGTCAGCATAATGATGATGCTGGCCAGTTGGGGGCAACCCTGCATGACAGTCTTTTGGAATTAAAGCAGGACGACCGCTTCCTTGCCCTGGCTGTGCGGCCGGGAAATGGGCCGGTGGTTGCCACCCTCATCCGGCGTCTGAAGGACGAAGCCGTCTTCACCACCATTGGAGACGACAGTAACGTTTTGGTTGTTTGTATGTCGGCGGGTGCCGCAAAGCACCTGGCGGACCGCTTTAATGAGTTGGCACAGAGGGAGTAG
- a CDS encoding TlyA family RNA methyltransferase, which translates to MEKERVDVLLVKQGLFDSREQAKRSVMAGEILGKNNERLDKPGQKIPVTTTLHMKGHKMPYVSRGGLKLAKALKAFDISVQDKMVLDIGSSTGGFTDVMLQNGAKLSYALDVGTNQLVWQLREDPRVVVMEQTNFRYSKLADFTHGQPAFASIDVSFISLHLILPPLAGILQSGGEVVALIKPQFEAGKEHVGKHGIIRDHKVHKAVLEKVLNFACADHFDVLGLDFSPIKGGQGNMEFLAHLRLSDQEGKIASQVDIDQVIANADQELNQKEK; encoded by the coding sequence ATGGAAAAAGAACGTGTTGATGTTTTACTAGTTAAACAGGGCCTGTTCGATTCGCGTGAACAGGCCAAGCGGTCAGTGATGGCTGGTGAGATCTTAGGAAAGAACAACGAACGCCTGGACAAACCCGGCCAGAAGATTCCCGTGACGACGACCCTCCACATGAAGGGGCACAAAATGCCGTACGTCAGCCGGGGTGGATTAAAGTTGGCCAAGGCCCTCAAGGCTTTTGACATCAGTGTCCAGGATAAGATGGTCTTAGATATCGGTTCCTCGACCGGGGGCTTTACCGACGTGATGCTCCAGAACGGGGCTAAGCTGAGCTACGCCCTAGACGTGGGCACGAACCAGCTGGTTTGGCAGCTGCGGGAGGACCCACGGGTGGTGGTGATGGAACAGACCAACTTCCGCTACAGTAAGCTAGCTGACTTTACCCACGGGCAGCCGGCCTTTGCTTCCATTGACGTCTCCTTCATTTCCCTCCACTTGATCCTTCCACCATTAGCTGGAATCCTCCAGTCCGGTGGGGAAGTCGTTGCCTTGATCAAGCCCCAGTTTGAAGCGGGCAAAGAACACGTGGGCAAGCACGGAATCATTCGCGACCACAAGGTCCATAAGGCAGTTCTGGAAAAGGTGTTGAACTTTGCCTGTGCCGACCACTTTGATGTCCTGGGCCTGGATTTCTCACCAATCAAGGGTGGCCAGGGAAACATGGAGTTCTTGGCCCACCTGCGGCTGAGTGACCAGGAAGGTAAAATTGCATCCCAGGTTGACATTGATCAAGTAATTGCCAACGCTGACCAGGAGTTGAACCAGAAGGAAAAGTAG
- a CDS encoding polyprenyl synthetase family protein, which yields MVDSLTSLKKQVNDYLAANLPKNIDQKTLSQSMNYSVMAGGKRLRPTLTLATVEMLGGQVTPAVMRAATALELLHTYSLIHDDLPAMDNDNLRRGKPTNHCKFGAGIATLAGDGLLTLAFQWITENDLPAKTRAHLALALAKAAGPAGMVAGQARDIEGEHEHLNLDQLRYLHREKTGALLHYAVVAGGIITDQDEEILRALADFGNHYGLAFQIYDDLMDVLGTVAQMGKAVGKDAGEHKNTYPGLLGIDGAKDQLHLALAHARQAQKNLAQLTRKSFAGYDQFLAYFKL from the coding sequence ATGGTAGATTCATTAACGAGTTTAAAAAAACAAGTTAACGACTATTTAGCTGCTAACCTTCCCAAGAATATTGACCAAAAAACGCTGAGTCAGTCGATGAACTATTCCGTCATGGCCGGCGGTAAGCGTCTGCGGCCGACTCTGACTTTGGCAACCGTTGAGATGCTTGGTGGCCAGGTTACCCCCGCAGTAATGCGGGCCGCCACTGCTCTTGAACTTCTGCACACCTACTCGCTGATTCATGATGACTTACCGGCGATGGATAACGACAACCTCCGCCGGGGCAAGCCAACGAACCACTGCAAGTTTGGTGCCGGGATAGCTACCTTGGCAGGTGATGGCCTTTTAACCCTGGCCTTCCAGTGGATTACTGAAAACGACCTGCCAGCAAAAACGCGCGCTCACTTGGCCCTGGCCTTGGCCAAAGCCGCGGGTCCAGCTGGAATGGTTGCTGGCCAGGCCCGGGATATTGAGGGCGAACATGAGCACCTTAACCTTGACCAGTTGCGTTATCTTCACCGGGAAAAGACGGGGGCCCTCCTCCATTACGCGGTAGTGGCCGGAGGAATCATTACCGACCAGGATGAGGAGATTCTTCGGGCACTAGCCGACTTCGGAAACCATTACGGCTTGGCCTTCCAAATTTATGATGATTTGATGGACGTTCTTGGGACCGTTGCCCAGATGGGGAAAGCGGTTGGCAAGGATGCTGGCGAGCATAAGAATACCTATCCGGGATTACTCGGCATTGATGGGGCCAAGGATCAACTCCACCTGGCGTTGGCCCACGCCCGTCAGGCCCAGAAGAACTTAGCCCAGCTAACGAGAAAATCGTTTGCGGGGTATGACCAATTTCTTGCGTATTTTAAATTATAA
- a CDS encoding exodeoxyribonuclease VII small subunit encodes MATSKEPTFEEQLTKLQGIVNQLEQGNVPLEKAIQQFKDGIQLSKELQKKLTSAEKTLGHLIDDNGEEKEYEKVTDDPSNNGGGNRGFGSEE; translated from the coding sequence ATGGCAACAAGTAAAGAACCAACTTTTGAAGAACAACTTACTAAGCTGCAAGGAATTGTTAACCAGTTAGAGCAGGGCAACGTCCCTCTTGAGAAAGCCATCCAGCAGTTTAAAGACGGTATTCAGCTCTCCAAGGAACTCCAAAAGAAGCTGACCAGTGCTGAGAAGACCCTGGGACACCTGATTGACGACAACGGGGAAGAAAAGGAATATGAAAAGGTCACGGATGACCCTAGCAATAATGGCGGGGGCAACCGGGGCTTCGGCAGTGAAGAATAG
- the xseA gene encoding exodeoxyribonuclease VII large subunit, protein MDRSKYLTVSQLTKYLKLKFDRDPYLQKVYLTGELSNFRLRSGHQYFSLKDDNAVIDAVMFRSQFAKVKFTPEEGMKLCVTGHVSLYERSGRYQIYIDTMEPDGVGSLYLAFEQLKKKLNAEGLFSLPKKPLPLFPKRIAVVTSLNGAVIRDINTTVRRRYPIAQVVLFPTVVQGEKAAADITRQINRANQMGNFDTLIIGRGGGSIEDLWPFNEESVARAIAASKIPVISSVGHETDTTIADLVADRRAATPTAAAELATPQRLDDTLLLLKDFQRRLFNTMRAQIDFDKKQLAKVNQSYIFQQPTRLYENYAQKVDQLTQELQHQEESRLQTAHNAVDQLSNKLLAYAPTRQVKQGQEVVKQLQARLQTAAQSYDQRVNQQVTALTKQLHSLDPLKIMERGYTYVTKEGRVINQARQLAAGDTMLLHFADGNVTVTVTNIKEKNNGNK, encoded by the coding sequence ATGGATAGAAGTAAATACCTCACGGTTAGCCAGTTAACCAAATACCTAAAACTTAAGTTTGACCGTGACCCGTACCTGCAAAAGGTTTACCTGACCGGTGAACTATCTAACTTTCGCTTGCGCAGTGGTCACCAGTACTTTAGCCTGAAGGACGACAATGCCGTGATTGACGCGGTAATGTTTCGTTCCCAGTTTGCTAAGGTGAAGTTTACCCCGGAAGAGGGGATGAAGCTCTGTGTGACCGGCCACGTTAGCCTCTACGAACGCAGCGGCCGCTACCAAATTTACATCGATACGATGGAGCCGGACGGGGTCGGTTCCCTTTACCTAGCCTTTGAACAATTAAAGAAGAAGCTGAATGCGGAGGGCCTCTTTTCTTTGCCGAAGAAGCCACTTCCCTTGTTCCCTAAACGGATTGCGGTGGTTACCAGCCTTAACGGAGCGGTTATCCGGGACATTAACACGACGGTTCGCCGCCGCTACCCGATTGCCCAGGTGGTCCTCTTTCCGACGGTTGTTCAGGGGGAAAAAGCGGCGGCCGATATTACCCGCCAGATTAACCGTGCCAACCAAATGGGCAATTTTGACACTCTGATTATCGGCCGGGGTGGGGGGTCAATCGAAGACCTCTGGCCTTTCAATGAGGAGAGTGTGGCCCGGGCAATTGCCGCCAGTAAGATTCCGGTAATTTCATCAGTGGGGCACGAAACAGACACTACAATTGCCGACCTGGTCGCTGACCGGCGGGCGGCAACGCCAACGGCAGCGGCCGAATTGGCCACTCCCCAACGGTTAGACGATACGTTGCTCCTCTTAAAGGACTTCCAACGCCGCCTCTTTAACACCATGCGGGCCCAGATTGACTTTGACAAGAAGCAGCTGGCCAAGGTTAATCAGAGTTACATCTTCCAGCAGCCAACCCGTCTGTACGAAAACTACGCTCAGAAGGTTGATCAACTGACCCAGGAACTCCAGCACCAGGAGGAGAGCCGCCTGCAAACGGCTCACAACGCGGTTGACCAGCTGAGCAACAAGCTCCTGGCCTATGCGCCAACCCGCCAGGTTAAGCAGGGCCAGGAAGTAGTGAAACAACTCCAAGCCCGCCTGCAAACCGCCGCCCAGAGCTATGACCAACGGGTTAATCAGCAGGTGACGGCCTTGACGAAGCAGTTGCATTCCCTTGACCCATTGAAGATTATGGAACGTGGCTACACTTACGTAACCAAGGAAGGGCGGGTCATTAACCAGGCCCGACAATTGGCAGCAGGCGATACAATGTTGCTGCACTTTGCAGATGGCAACGTCACCGTAACAGTCACAAATATTAAGGAGAAAAATAATGGCAACAAGTAA
- a CDS encoding bifunctional 5,10-methylenetetrahydrofolate dehydrogenase/5,10-methenyltetrahydrofolate cyclohydrolase, which yields MATIIDGKQLAKELNKQTQKRAQELIAKGVKPGIAVVLVGDDPASQIYTRNKHRLAERMGLKSDLYRFPTDVKQATVLAAIKELNNDDDIDAIIVQEPLPNHLDAVAITNTIRPDKDVDGLHPQNLGKLFADQPGNYPVACTPRGIMTALRHYNVDLTGANVVIVGRSILVGKPLLALLNNANATVTMAGRHTKDLHRLTRQADVLIVATGIAHFIGQDAVKDGAVVIDVGMDRLPSGKLTGDVDFDAVEPVASKITPVPGGVGPMTIASLMAQTVDLAEWRRNG from the coding sequence ATGGCAACGATTATTGATGGAAAGCAGTTGGCCAAAGAGCTTAACAAGCAGACCCAAAAGCGGGCCCAAGAGCTCATTGCAAAGGGGGTTAAACCGGGGATTGCGGTGGTCCTAGTTGGCGATGACCCAGCCAGTCAAATTTACACCCGGAACAAGCACCGCCTGGCCGAAAGGATGGGCCTGAAGTCGGACCTCTATCGTTTTCCAACCGACGTCAAGCAGGCAACGGTCCTAGCGGCAATTAAGGAACTCAATAACGACGACGATATCGACGCCATCATCGTCCAGGAGCCCCTACCGAATCATCTTGACGCAGTTGCCATCACTAATACTATCCGGCCCGATAAGGACGTTGATGGCCTCCATCCTCAAAACCTGGGGAAGCTCTTCGCTGACCAGCCGGGTAACTACCCAGTAGCCTGCACACCCCGGGGGATCATGACCGCCCTACGTCACTACAATGTTGACCTAACGGGAGCCAATGTTGTGATTGTCGGGCGCAGCATCCTGGTGGGGAAACCGCTGCTGGCCCTGTTGAATAATGCCAACGCCACGGTCACGATGGCGGGGCGCCATACTAAGGACCTCCACCGGCTAACCCGCCAGGCTGACGTCTTGATTGTCGCCACTGGGATTGCTCACTTTATTGGCCAGGACGCCGTCAAGGATGGGGCCGTGGTCATTGATGTCGGGATGGACCGCCTTCCTTCCGGTAAACTCACCGGGGACGTTGATTTTGATGCGGTCGAACCGGTTGCTAGTAAGATTACCCCGGTTCCCGGCGGCGTCGGTCCGATGACGATTGCTAGCTTAATGGCCCAAACAGTTGATCTTGCGGAGTGGCGAAGAAATGGATAG
- the nusB gene encoding transcription antitermination factor NusB encodes MSLTRHAVREEAFQVLFALQTNPDAELATVYQSIPHHDKQEIPAYLTVLVKGVSDHQDELDQQISSLLARDWTIDRLAKPDLIILRIALYEIQYVDGVPTAVAINEALELAKAFSNDKSRKFINGALGKFEQEHRN; translated from the coding sequence ATGAGTTTAACGCGGCACGCAGTTCGTGAGGAAGCCTTTCAAGTTTTGTTTGCCTTACAGACTAATCCAGACGCGGAATTGGCAACTGTTTACCAGTCGATTCCCCACCACGACAAGCAGGAGATTCCGGCCTACCTAACAGTGTTGGTAAAGGGTGTTAGTGATCATCAGGATGAATTAGACCAGCAGATTAGCTCCTTATTGGCGCGTGACTGGACCATCGACCGGCTGGCCAAACCGGACCTGATTATTCTGCGCATCGCTCTGTACGAGATTCAGTACGTCGATGGGGTACCAACAGCGGTTGCTATTAACGAAGCGCTGGAACTTGCTAAGGCATTCAGTAATGATAAGTCACGCAAGTTTATTAACGGGGCCTTAGGTAAATTTGAACAAGAACACCGAAACTAG
- a CDS encoding Asp23/Gls24 family envelope stress response protein produces MPEDSKIILNKDDQKLGTIQIAPRVLEIIAGYAASEVKGVSKMYGSFANSVGELLGRSDHRRGVKLVNDADDLIIDVDVYVEYGMSVPKVAGQIQERIKQQITLMTNLVVTEVNVHVKGIIAPQEDQQVDPDNLFGEDKDDGGSEEE; encoded by the coding sequence ATGCCAGAAGATTCAAAAATTATTCTAAATAAGGATGACCAAAAGTTGGGAACAATCCAAATTGCTCCCCGGGTTTTGGAAATCATCGCCGGCTACGCAGCAAGTGAAGTTAAGGGTGTCTCTAAGATGTACGGTTCATTTGCTAACAGCGTTGGTGAACTGCTTGGACGCTCCGACCACCGGCGCGGTGTTAAGCTGGTCAATGATGCAGACGACTTGATCATCGATGTTGATGTTTACGTTGAGTATGGTATGTCTGTTCCCAAGGTTGCCGGTCAGATTCAGGAACGGATTAAGCAACAGATTACCCTGATGACTAACCTGGTCGTCACAGAAGTAAACGTTCACGTAAAGGGGATCATTGCCCCACAAGAAGACCAGCAGGTTGACCCAGATAACCTGTTTGGTGAAGATAAAGATGATGGGGGTAGTGAAGAAGAATGA
- a CDS encoding 2'-5' RNA ligase family protein, giving the protein MDSKLADLYQQISARGQAAIENNALEFDQYLGTNRADDRWGLTLLGHLPANINRNISFVLQQAKTLEPDQYYNPAVDRHVTIMDIVGAQAGQVFTRSQFSDYEHLLQSILVDCAPVHWHFSGLMVSPGALMVKGDYSPALTQLRLKLRQAIPAANLPLAERYPTISGHVTIARFTHRLSHPHAFLRLIQENQTLAFGSFAMSAMDLVVHDWYNRRIKMSQQISLMG; this is encoded by the coding sequence ATGGATTCTAAACTTGCGGACCTGTATCAACAAATCAGTGCCCGTGGCCAAGCGGCAATTGAAAACAATGCCTTAGAATTTGACCAGTACCTGGGGACAAACCGTGCTGACGACCGGTGGGGACTGACCCTCTTAGGACACCTTCCGGCCAATATCAACCGCAACATTTCATTTGTCCTCCAGCAGGCCAAGACCCTTGAACCGGACCAGTACTACAACCCGGCGGTTGACCGTCACGTGACAATTATGGATATCGTGGGTGCACAGGCAGGACAGGTTTTTACCCGCAGTCAATTTAGTGACTACGAACATCTTTTGCAGTCGATACTCGTGGATTGTGCCCCGGTTCACTGGCACTTTAGTGGTCTGATGGTAAGTCCCGGAGCCTTAATGGTAAAGGGGGATTATTCGCCTGCGCTTACCCAGTTACGTCTTAAATTACGCCAAGCAATTCCAGCAGCAAACCTCCCCCTAGCAGAGCGGTATCCGACTATTTCCGGTCACGTGACGATTGCTCGTTTTACCCACCGGCTCAGTCATCCCCACGCGTTTTTGCGGTTGATCCAGGAGAACCAGACACTTGCTTTTGGCAGCTTCGCCATGTCCGCCATGGACCTTGTCGTTCACGACTGGTATAATCGCCGGATAAAAATGTCGCAGCAGATTTCGCTGATGGGGTGA